From the genome of Pelobacter propionicus DSM 2379, one region includes:
- a CDS encoding sugar-transfer associated ATP-grasp domain-containing protein gives MFSCWRSSIRAVAHRGRAVAEQEGIGRVTQLGHLLRLGLCHCIPPGEAYAFRLYHREARRNFWDYVFIHEVKAFHRWRGARSGETPASLAMLQDKFRLAEFLGARGVPMATALGTAPRGGVFDPTPYLQTRSRIFCKPNRGSAGRDAFVIKRRGVDIDIFAAKNGVMTKRSSLDCLKRAMARDDFLIQPFLENNPDFAGLCPTEDVVTLRVITEIHPARGMECYCATLEIPNLSNGALKGHIMLPIEVSSGRIASFPGRLPPEIQLNHDAVFDRIGNQTVPFWDSIMESAFRAHRCFPDIYAVAWDYVVTPAGPVMLEGNTGWGATTPQTMYRGLLRDETGTG, from the coding sequence TTGTTCTCATGCTGGAGATCCTCCATACGCGCCGTGGCGCATCGGGGCAGGGCTGTTGCCGAACAGGAAGGGATCGGCAGGGTGACGCAACTGGGACACCTTCTGCGGTTGGGGCTTTGTCACTGCATCCCACCTGGTGAGGCTTATGCCTTCCGACTCTATCACCGTGAAGCAAGACGGAATTTCTGGGACTATGTCTTTATCCACGAAGTAAAGGCCTTTCACCGTTGGCGCGGCGCGAGGTCCGGCGAAACGCCGGCGTCTCTGGCCATGCTGCAGGACAAATTCCGCCTCGCCGAATTTCTCGGTGCCCGCGGCGTTCCCATGGCAACGGCTCTGGGGACTGCTCCCCGTGGCGGCGTCTTCGATCCGACACCCTATCTGCAAACTCGCTCCCGGATCTTTTGCAAGCCCAACCGCGGCTCCGCCGGGCGCGACGCCTTTGTCATCAAAAGGCGGGGGGTGGATATCGACATATTCGCGGCGAAAAACGGCGTGATGACGAAGCGTTCCAGTCTTGATTGCCTGAAGAGGGCCATGGCCAGGGACGACTTTCTGATTCAGCCGTTTCTGGAGAATAATCCCGATTTTGCCGGTTTGTGCCCCACGGAGGATGTCGTTACCCTGCGCGTTATTACTGAAATCCATCCGGCGCGCGGCATGGAGTGCTACTGCGCGACCCTGGAGATACCGAATCTATCGAATGGCGCCCTCAAAGGGCATATCATGCTGCCCATCGAAGTGTCGTCCGGCCGGATAGCGTCTTTTCCAGGGCGGTTGCCGCCTGAGATCCAGCTGAACCATGACGCCGTATTTGACCGGATTGGCAATCAAACCGTACCCTTTTGGGACAGCATCATGGAGAGCGCCTTTCGTGCCCATCGGTGCTTTCCCGATATCTACGCCGTTGCCTGGGACTATGTCGTAACACCCGCCGGTCCCGTCATGCTGGAGGGGAACACGGGCTGGGGGGCCACAACGCCCCAGACTATGTACCGTGGTCTTCTGCGTGATGAGACCGGGACAGGATAA
- the asd gene encoding aspartate-semialdehyde dehydrogenase, with translation MKVGLVGWRGMVGSVLLQRMREENDFDGIEPLFFTTSQQGQPAPMDRGVLIDALNFEELKKQDIIVTCQGGGYTTKAHAELRRQGWDGYWIDAASTLRMERDSVIVLDPVNRDVIDAALANGQKDFIGGNCTVSLMLMALGGLFRAGLVEWVSSMTYQAASGAGAPNMRELLNQMGMLRDCVADQLATPSSAILDIDCQVTATMRGDSLPTKAFGYPLAGNVLPWIDSEVEDGQSREEWKGFVETNKILGTTTPIPVDGLCVRVGSMRCHSQALTIKLNRDLPIADIESLIAHDNQWVDLVPNTKAESLSRLTPAAIAGTLTVPIGRVRKMKQGPEYISAFTCGDQLLWGAAEPLRRMLRILMER, from the coding sequence ATGAAAGTCGGACTGGTCGGTTGGCGTGGCATGGTTGGCTCGGTACTCCTTCAGCGCATGCGGGAGGAAAACGATTTTGACGGTATTGAACCGCTGTTCTTTACCACCTCCCAGCAGGGTCAGCCGGCCCCCATGGACAGGGGCGTGCTGATCGACGCCCTGAATTTCGAGGAACTGAAGAAACAGGACATCATCGTCACCTGCCAGGGCGGAGGCTATACCACCAAGGCCCACGCCGAACTGCGCCGCCAGGGATGGGATGGCTACTGGATCGATGCCGCCAGCACCCTGCGCATGGAGAGGGATTCGGTGATCGTGCTGGATCCGGTCAATCGCGACGTGATCGACGCCGCCCTGGCCAACGGCCAGAAGGACTTCATCGGCGGCAACTGCACCGTCAGTCTGATGCTGATGGCCCTGGGCGGCCTGTTCCGCGCCGGGCTGGTGGAGTGGGTCTCCTCCATGACCTATCAGGCCGCCTCCGGCGCCGGCGCCCCCAACATGCGTGAGCTCCTGAACCAGATGGGTATGCTCAGGGACTGTGTCGCCGACCAGCTGGCAACCCCCTCCTCGGCCATCCTGGACATCGATTGCCAGGTCACCGCAACCATGCGCGGCGACAGCCTGCCCACCAAGGCATTCGGCTATCCCCTGGCCGGCAACGTGCTTCCCTGGATCGACAGCGAGGTGGAGGACGGCCAGAGCCGCGAGGAGTGGAAGGGATTCGTGGAGACCAACAAGATCCTGGGAACCACCACTCCCATCCCGGTGGACGGCCTCTGCGTGCGGGTCGGTTCCATGCGTTGCCACAGCCAGGCCCTGACCATCAAGCTGAACAGGGACCTGCCCATTGCCGACATTGAAAGCCTGATCGCCCATGACAACCAGTGGGTCGATCTGGTGCCCAACACCAAGGCGGAAAGCCTGTCCCGCCTGACCCCGGCCGCCATTGCCGGTACCCTGACGGTGCCCATCGGCCGGGTACGCAAGATGAAGCAGGGGCCGGAGTACATCTCGGCCTTTACCTGCGGCGATCAGCTCCTCTGGGGAGCCGCCGAGCCTTTGCGCCGCATGCTGCGCATACTGATGGAACGATAG
- a CDS encoding aspartate-semialdehyde dehydrogenase, producing the protein MPKKRWNIAVVGVSGVIGEQLLECLEEGDFPVGNIRFLSDSAEAGKLLEFRGRGVAVEELASDSFAGTDIAFFCTAVSESREFCPAARQAGAVCIDTSAAWRREPDVPLVAPEVNPQDISGFGDRGIVAIPGAMTLQLLAALKPLHDRGTVRRIVVSTYQAVSDSGKEAIDELHHQVLELLNGRSPDSRVYPHRIAFNCIPQVGEFLESGVTDEELDVAAETRRILGDSVRVSATAVRLPLFYGQAASVNVETASRIGADQARELIGQYAACELVDDPAEQSYPMPCDAVGQDLVQVGRIREDDSIENGLNLWLAADNTRQVAMASLRVAELLVENLLK; encoded by the coding sequence GTGCCTAAAAAACGTTGGAATATCGCAGTTGTGGGAGTCAGTGGCGTCATTGGCGAACAGCTGCTGGAGTGCCTGGAGGAAGGGGATTTCCCGGTGGGAAACATCCGCTTCCTGTCCGATTCCGCTGAGGCGGGCAAGCTTCTGGAATTCAGGGGCAGGGGAGTGGCGGTGGAGGAGCTGGCCAGCGACTCCTTCGCCGGGACCGACATCGCCTTCTTCTGCACTGCCGTCTCCGAATCCCGTGAGTTCTGCCCCGCGGCCCGCCAGGCCGGGGCGGTCTGCATCGACACCAGCGCTGCCTGGCGCCGGGAGCCGGATGTCCCCCTGGTGGCGCCCGAGGTCAACCCCCAGGACATTTCCGGCTTCGGCGACAGGGGTATCGTCGCCATTCCCGGCGCGATGACGCTCCAGTTGCTGGCAGCGCTCAAGCCGCTGCACGACCGGGGAACCGTCAGGCGCATCGTCGTCTCCACCTACCAGGCGGTTTCCGACAGCGGCAAGGAGGCCATCGACGAACTGCACCACCAGGTGCTGGAACTGCTCAACGGCCGCTCCCCCGACAGCCGGGTCTACCCCCACCGCATCGCCTTCAACTGCATCCCCCAGGTGGGGGAGTTCCTTGAGAGCGGCGTCACGGATGAAGAGCTTGATGTGGCCGCCGAGACCCGCAGGATCCTGGGGGACAGCGTCAGGGTCAGCGCCACCGCGGTGCGCCTGCCGCTCTTCTACGGTCAGGCCGCCTCGGTCAACGTGGAGACCGCCAGCAGGATCGGCGCGGACCAGGCCAGGGAGCTGATCGGCCAATATGCCGCCTGCGAGCTGGTGGATGACCCGGCCGAGCAGAGCTACCCCATGCCGTGCGATGCCGTTGGTCAGGACCTGGTCCAGGTGGGACGCATCCGTGAGGACGACTCCATCGAAAACGGCCTCAACCTGTGGCTGGCGGCCGACAACACCCGGCAGGTCGCCATGGCCAGCCTGCGAGTGGCCGAGCTGCTGGTGGAGAACCTCTTGAAATGA
- a CDS encoding asparagine synthase-related protein, with translation MPYAPPDKSGYLADAENSLLVQCLHWNTARSRLEPVPFHHGPSDTTAASWARLDNRDELAKKLDIDSAELARCCDTELILQSYLKWGEACVDHLIGDFVFVIHDRRNSRVFCGRDQMGVRPLYYFSLDNLFVCATSLAAFRHLKGVTLEIDSQWVAEYLVQLSMSFDRTPYSGIKKLPPAHSLTVTAERTELRQYFQLSAEPELKLKDSREYVIAYREQMEEAIRCRLDSDYPIGSELSGGIDSSTITAFAARFLEQPNKQLHTFGFAFAELEPRYIMAVAQACRLHNNHIVAAREAESEKVRKRSLALLGYPVEHGTATLHEPFYHLAEQIGIRTLLSGFGGDEFGTTIHGYLVPMGMAVQGRYRELFNTLPGNPLYRLLRLLKLEWRRRKTNNFSCFGQIADNGFVDAYKSRWPHRVVRDELAVRYGLEERYFEDARFDTGYTDLKKFTLEKRWQPFMPTRMENCSLMAAGRRIDYRWPLLDLRLVRLFLSIPSQENIYRGMGRYLHRRAIDGVVPQLVAWKQGKDMGMVTGQREDSWRPLLDLDVSELHPALEEYIDTELLRRQVKQLPSLGNGPGDNRRFQLTRNISSAIKLSAWFKHLETGEGLS, from the coding sequence ATGCCTTATGCGCCGCCGGACAAGAGCGGTTATCTGGCGGATGCTGAAAACAGCCTGCTGGTGCAGTGCCTGCATTGGAATACCGCCCGCTCCCGGCTGGAGCCGGTCCCGTTTCATCACGGGCCAAGCGATACAACGGCGGCCTCCTGGGCGCGGCTGGACAACCGGGATGAGCTGGCGAAAAAACTGGACATTGATTCGGCCGAGCTAGCCCGATGCTGCGACACGGAACTGATCCTGCAGAGTTACCTCAAGTGGGGAGAAGCCTGCGTCGATCACCTGATCGGCGATTTCGTCTTCGTCATCCATGACCGGAGGAACAGCAGGGTCTTCTGCGGCCGGGATCAGATGGGGGTACGGCCGCTCTACTATTTCTCCTTGGACAACCTGTTCGTCTGTGCAACCTCGCTTGCAGCCTTTCGACATCTGAAAGGGGTGACACTGGAGATCGATTCCCAGTGGGTGGCGGAATATCTGGTACAACTCTCCATGAGCTTCGACCGCACGCCGTACTCGGGGATAAAAAAACTGCCTCCGGCTCACTCTCTGACCGTCACGGCGGAGCGGACCGAACTGCGGCAATATTTCCAGCTCTCCGCCGAACCGGAACTGAAGCTAAAGGATTCCCGAGAGTACGTTATTGCCTATCGGGAGCAGATGGAAGAGGCGATACGCTGCCGTCTCGATTCCGACTACCCCATCGGCTCGGAACTGAGCGGCGGTATCGATTCCTCCACCATCACCGCCTTTGCCGCCCGGTTCTTGGAACAGCCGAACAAGCAGTTGCACACTTTCGGCTTTGCCTTTGCTGAGCTGGAACCACGCTACATCATGGCCGTTGCCCAGGCGTGTCGCCTTCATAACAACCATATCGTGGCGGCCCGCGAGGCTGAGTCGGAAAAGGTCCGGAAACGTTCCCTGGCACTGCTTGGTTACCCGGTGGAGCACGGCACCGCAACCCTGCATGAGCCGTTCTACCATCTGGCGGAACAGATTGGCATCCGCACTCTGTTGTCCGGTTTCGGTGGCGACGAGTTCGGCACCACCATCCACGGCTACCTGGTGCCCATGGGAATGGCGGTGCAGGGACGCTATCGTGAACTCTTCAACACCCTGCCGGGTAACCCTTTGTATCGCCTTCTGCGTCTGCTCAAGCTGGAATGGAGACGGCGCAAAACGAATAATTTTAGTTGTTTCGGCCAGATCGCCGACAACGGCTTTGTTGACGCCTACAAAAGTCGTTGGCCCCACCGGGTGGTACGCGACGAACTGGCGGTGCGCTACGGGCTGGAAGAGCGTTACTTTGAGGATGCCCGTTTCGACACGGGGTACACCGACCTAAAGAAGTTTACCCTGGAAAAACGCTGGCAGCCGTTTATGCCCACCCGGATGGAGAACTGCAGCCTGATGGCTGCCGGACGCAGGATCGACTACCGCTGGCCTCTGCTGGACCTGCGTCTGGTCAGACTGTTTCTGTCGATCCCCTCGCAGGAAAATATTTATCGCGGTATGGGACGCTATCTGCACCGCCGGGCAATCGATGGCGTAGTACCGCAACTGGTGGCCTGGAAACAGGGCAAGGACATGGGTATGGTCACGGGCCAGCGGGAGGATAGTTGGCGTCCTCTGCTCGACCTTGACGTGTCTGAATTACACCCGGCACTGGAAGAGTACATCGATACGGAATTGTTGCGGCGGCAGGTCAAGCAGTTGCCTTCGCTGGGTAACGGTCCGGGAGATAACAGGAGATTTCAGCTGACCAGGAATATCTCGTCAGCCATAAAACTGAGTGCTTGGTTTAAGCATCTGGAAACCGGAGAGGGACTGTCATGA
- a CDS encoding DUF6916 family protein gives MKFSKTLFESLVGKIFTVHLDGNHVLELRLANISTQQTASRYESFTLNFDPPPGTPALPDDSYLMAAEGFGPELIHISATHAGTPDPNVYYYEAVFNVFLG, from the coding sequence ATGAAATTCAGCAAGACACTTTTTGAATCACTGGTGGGGAAAATATTCACCGTACATCTCGACGGCAACCACGTTCTGGAGCTGAGGCTGGCGAATATCAGCACCCAGCAGACAGCATCCCGCTATGAGAGCTTTACCCTGAACTTCGATCCACCTCCGGGAACGCCGGCCTTGCCTGACGACTCCTATCTCATGGCTGCCGAAGGCTTCGGCCCGGAGCTGATCCACATCTCCGCCACACACGCCGGGACACCGGACCCCAATGTCTATTACTACGAGGCCGTGTTTAATGTATTTCTCGGGTAG
- the leuB gene encoding 3-isopropylmalate dehydrogenase has product MSKSYKIAVLAGDGVGPEVMAEALRVLDCVEQKYGVTFQRTPANVGGAGIDNEGKALPESTVNICRASDAILFGSVGGPKWENLPAEEQPERGALLPLRKIFGLYANLRPAIIFPSLTGASSLKEEVIAGGFNVLVVRELTGGIYFSQPKGIEGEGRERVGFDTLRYSVPEIERITHVAFQAARKRGKKVCSIDKANVLSSSVLWREIVTTISKEYPDVELSHMYVDNAAMQLVKWPKQFDVILCENMFGDILSDEAAMLTGSLGMLPSASLAEGSFGMYEPSGGSAPDIAGQGIANPIAQILSTAMMLKFSFGMLEAADAIDSAVATVLEQGYRTHDIHQNKPGEKLVNTKEMGDAIIAVL; this is encoded by the coding sequence ATGTCGAAATCGTACAAAATCGCGGTCCTGGCCGGCGACGGCGTCGGTCCCGAGGTTATGGCCGAGGCGCTTAGAGTGCTGGACTGCGTTGAGCAGAAGTATGGCGTCACCTTCCAGCGCACCCCGGCCAATGTGGGGGGCGCGGGCATCGACAACGAGGGCAAGGCGTTGCCGGAGAGCACCGTGAATATCTGCCGGGCGTCGGACGCCATCCTGTTCGGTTCCGTGGGCGGCCCCAAGTGGGAGAACCTGCCGGCTGAAGAGCAGCCCGAGCGGGGCGCGCTTTTGCCGCTGCGCAAGATCTTCGGCCTGTACGCCAACCTGCGGCCGGCCATCATTTTTCCGTCCCTCACCGGCGCCTCGTCCCTGAAGGAAGAGGTGATTGCCGGCGGCTTCAACGTGCTGGTGGTGCGCGAACTCACCGGCGGGATCTACTTCTCCCAGCCCAAGGGGATCGAGGGAGAGGGGCGTGAACGGGTCGGCTTCGACACCCTGCGCTACAGCGTGCCCGAGATCGAGCGCATCACCCACGTGGCCTTCCAGGCCGCCCGGAAGCGGGGCAAGAAGGTCTGCTCCATCGACAAGGCCAACGTGCTCTCATCGTCGGTGCTCTGGCGCGAGATCGTCACCACCATCTCCAAGGAGTACCCGGACGTGGAGCTGTCCCACATGTACGTGGACAACGCTGCCATGCAACTGGTCAAGTGGCCCAAGCAGTTCGACGTGATCCTGTGCGAGAACATGTTCGGCGACATCCTCTCCGATGAGGCGGCCATGCTCACCGGCTCCCTGGGCATGCTCCCCAGCGCCTCCCTGGCCGAGGGCTCCTTCGGCATGTACGAGCCGTCCGGCGGTTCGGCACCGGACATCGCCGGCCAGGGGATTGCAAACCCCATCGCCCAGATTCTCTCCACCGCCATGATGCTCAAGTTCTCCTTCGGCATGCTGGAGGCGGCCGATGCCATCGACAGCGCCGTTGCAACGGTTCTGGAGCAGGGATACCGCACCCATGACATCCATCAGAACAAGCCGGGGGAGAAGCTGGTCAACACGAAAGAGATGGGCGACGCGATTATCGCTGTGCTCTGA
- the metK gene encoding methionine adenosyltransferase, whose protein sequence is MAEKYIFTSESVSEGHPDKVADQISDAVLDAILEQDTSARVACETMVTTGMVVVAGEITTSANIDFPATIRQTVKEIGYNDSAMGFDYETCAVLTSIDKQSPDISQGVTEGDGLYKEQGAGDQGLMFGYACNETPELMPMPIQLSHQLVKKLADVRKSGQLSFLRPDSKSQVSVEYLNDKPARIDTVVISTQHAPDVTHKQIEEQVIEEVVKKVIPAELLDSATRYFINPTGRFVVGGPMGDCGLTGRKIIVDTYGGMGRHGGGAFSGKDPSKVDRSAAYMGRYVAKNLVAAGLCDRCEVQVAYAIGVAQPVSIMVHTFGTGRVSEDRLAELVREVFDMRPRAIIEQLDLLRPVYKKTAAYGHFGRELPEFTWEKTDKAAILKEKAAC, encoded by the coding sequence ATGGCTGAAAAATACATCTTTACATCCGAGTCGGTATCCGAAGGGCATCCCGACAAGGTTGCCGACCAGATCTCCGATGCGGTGCTGGATGCGATCCTGGAGCAGGACACCAGTGCCCGCGTCGCATGTGAAACCATGGTGACCACCGGCATGGTGGTCGTTGCCGGCGAGATAACCACATCCGCCAACATCGATTTTCCCGCCACCATTCGTCAGACCGTCAAGGAGATCGGCTATAACGATTCCGCCATGGGTTTCGACTACGAGACCTGTGCCGTGCTGACCTCCATCGACAAGCAGTCTCCCGACATCTCCCAGGGGGTCACCGAGGGGGACGGCCTGTACAAGGAGCAGGGGGCAGGCGACCAGGGGTTGATGTTCGGCTATGCCTGCAACGAGACTCCCGAACTGATGCCCATGCCGATCCAGCTCTCCCACCAGTTGGTGAAGAAACTGGCCGATGTGCGCAAGTCCGGGCAGTTGAGCTTTCTCCGTCCCGATTCCAAATCCCAGGTGTCGGTTGAGTACTTGAACGACAAGCCGGCCCGCATCGACACCGTGGTGATCTCCACCCAGCACGCCCCGGACGTGACCCACAAACAGATCGAGGAGCAGGTCATCGAAGAGGTGGTCAAGAAGGTCATCCCGGCCGAGCTCTTGGACAGCGCCACCCGCTACTTCATCAACCCCACCGGCCGTTTCGTGGTCGGCGGCCCCATGGGCGACTGCGGCCTGACCGGCCGCAAAATCATCGTCGATACCTATGGCGGCATGGGCCGCCACGGCGGCGGCGCCTTTTCGGGCAAGGACCCATCCAAGGTGGACCGCTCGGCAGCCTACATGGGGCGCTATGTGGCCAAGAACCTGGTGGCGGCCGGCCTGTGCGACCGCTGCGAGGTGCAGGTGGCCTATGCCATCGGCGTGGCCCAGCCGGTCTCCATCATGGTGCACACCTTCGGCACCGGCAGGGTCTCGGAAGATCGACTGGCCGAACTGGTGCGCGAGGTGTTCGACATGCGTCCCCGGGCCATCATCGAGCAGCTGGACCTGCTGCGCCCGGTCTACAAGAAAACCGCCGCCTACGGTCATTTCGGTCGGGAACTGCCGGAATTCACCTGGGAGAAGACCGACAAGGCCGCCATCCTCAAGGAAAAAGCCGCTTGCTGA
- a CDS encoding tetratricopeptide repeat protein: MNHSETDFQGGIEHYKLGLLPQAKTLLKSCVTRDPRHAEAHNLLGIVCYQREEFGESLAWLRRAIALRPHEPNYCNNAGVTAHALRLYEEARTFFLQAMELSPDYHDPYNNLGNLLRDLFRFDEAVLHFKQALALKPDFSEACFNLAMTLEQKGHTIEAIFYLQQTVKMAPDHLQAHQHLARLLPKQRRGDEAGDHARQAVYLQPRQKVFFKDTPVWLAPDYRGLLS, from the coding sequence ATGAACCACAGCGAAACCGACTTTCAGGGCGGAATCGAGCATTACAAGCTGGGACTGTTGCCCCAGGCAAAGACGCTGCTGAAGAGCTGCGTCACCCGGGACCCGCGTCATGCCGAGGCCCACAACCTGCTGGGGATCGTCTGCTATCAGCGGGAGGAGTTCGGCGAGTCCCTGGCTTGGCTGCGGCGCGCCATCGCCCTGCGGCCCCACGAACCCAACTACTGCAACAACGCCGGGGTGACGGCCCATGCCCTGCGGCTCTACGAAGAGGCGCGCACCTTTTTCCTGCAAGCCATGGAGCTGAGCCCTGATTATCACGATCCCTACAACAACCTGGGCAATCTGCTGCGGGACCTGTTCCGTTTTGATGAGGCGGTCCTGCATTTCAAACAGGCCCTGGCTCTGAAGCCTGATTTCAGCGAGGCCTGCTTCAACCTGGCCATGACCCTGGAACAGAAGGGTCACACCATTGAGGCGATCTTCTACCTGCAACAGACCGTGAAGATGGCGCCGGACCACCTCCAGGCCCACCAGCATCTGGCCCGGCTGCTGCCGAAGCAGCGGCGCGGCGACGAGGCCGGCGACCACGCCCGCCAGGCCGTATACCTGCAACCGCGTCAGAAAGTCTTCTTCAAAGACACCCCGGTGTGGTTGGCCCCGGACTATCGGGGGCTGTTATCGTGA
- a CDS encoding lasso peptide biosynthesis PqqD family chaperone, whose translation MGTNGISQESLVSQVKDIVASDIDDEKVMMSIEKGNYYGLDPVGSRVWELMEKPIKVSELIGALLGRYEVDRQTCEEDVLAFLRELHEAGIVRIEG comes from the coding sequence ATGGGTACAAACGGAATTTCCCAGGAAAGCCTGGTCAGTCAGGTTAAGGATATCGTTGCCAGCGATATCGACGACGAGAAGGTCATGATGAGTATCGAAAAGGGAAACTATTACGGGCTCGATCCGGTGGGAAGTCGAGTATGGGAGTTGATGGAGAAGCCCATAAAAGTTTCGGAGCTGATTGGCGCGCTGCTGGGGAGATATGAGGTGGACCGGCAGACCTGCGAGGAGGACGTGCTGGCGTTTCTCCGGGAACTCCATGAAGCCGGGATAGTGCGGATAGAGGGATAG
- a CDS encoding arylesterase, translated as MRYYGFLLGLTLLQLSACSAGPSLPPLPADGVVLAYGDSLTFGTGAGPDQSYPAVLSRLIGRRVVNAGIPGEVSAEGLRRLPATLETVKPSLVILCHGANDLMQGLDQKRTADNLRAMLAMIRERGASAVLVSVPAIGLSLEPPPFYDQVAEEAGIPIERKVLPRIIAKPSLKSDIVHPNAAGYRAMAEAFSDLLRKHGVLP; from the coding sequence ATGCGCTATTACGGATTCCTGCTTGGACTGACCCTGCTGCAGCTCTCGGCCTGCTCGGCTGGCCCCTCGCTTCCCCCTCTGCCGGCTGACGGAGTCGTGCTGGCCTACGGCGACAGCCTGACCTTTGGGACCGGTGCCGGGCCGGACCAGAGCTATCCCGCCGTCCTGTCGCGGCTGATCGGGCGGCGGGTGGTGAATGCCGGCATACCGGGAGAGGTTTCGGCCGAAGGGTTGCGGCGCCTGCCGGCAACCCTGGAAACGGTGAAGCCGTCGCTGGTGATCCTCTGCCATGGCGCCAACGACCTGATGCAGGGGCTGGACCAAAAACGGACGGCCGACAACCTGAGGGCCATGCTGGCAATGATACGGGAACGGGGTGCTTCCGCAGTGCTGGTGAGCGTGCCGGCCATCGGCCTGTCGCTGGAGCCGCCCCCTTTCTATGACCAGGTTGCCGAAGAGGCGGGTATACCAATCGAACGGAAGGTTCTTCCCCGCATCATCGCCAAACCGTCGCTCAAGTCCGACATCGTCCATCCCAACGCCGCCGGCTATCGTGCCATGGCCGAGGCGTTTTCTGATCTGCTGCGCAAGCACGGGGTCCTGCCCTGA
- a CDS encoding phage tail protein has translation MDCYLGMVMTFAYNWAPVGFAACNGQTTQIMQNQALYSLLGVAFGGNGSTSFNLPDLRGRTPVHFGQGTNLTPRTFAAQFGQENGTLTVANLPPHNHAIGEKTAGQTVTATAAATVNAGDVQGSLNKPQNTAYWAKGWDAADSSVLSNYTTTKNVTMASDAVQVTVTPAFNASNLNVANTGGGGAFPLAQPSLALNFCICTSGLYPSRS, from the coding sequence ATGGATTGCTATCTGGGGATGGTCATGACGTTTGCGTACAACTGGGCACCAGTGGGGTTTGCGGCCTGTAACGGCCAAACGACGCAAATCATGCAAAATCAAGCGCTTTATTCGCTCTTGGGGGTTGCGTTCGGCGGTAACGGCAGTACCTCCTTCAATCTGCCGGACCTGCGCGGACGGACGCCGGTGCATTTCGGCCAGGGGACGAACCTGACCCCCCGCACCTTTGCGGCGCAATTCGGACAGGAGAACGGAACCCTGACCGTAGCGAATCTTCCTCCCCACAATCACGCCATCGGCGAGAAAACCGCGGGCCAGACCGTAACGGCGACGGCCGCAGCCACGGTCAATGCCGGTGATGTACAGGGTTCGCTCAATAAACCGCAGAATACCGCATATTGGGCAAAGGGGTGGGATGCGGCTGATTCGTCAGTGCTTTCCAACTACACCACCACAAAAAACGTCACCATGGCTTCCGATGCGGTACAGGTAACAGTGACTCCCGCCTTCAATGCATCGAACCTGAACGTCGCCAACACCGGCGGCGGCGGCGCCTTCCCGCTGGCCCAGCCGTCGCTGGCTCTGAACTTCTGCATCTGCACGTCAGGTCTTTACCCGTCCAGGTCGTGA